TCTATTGTAGAGATGCGATTCACAAAAAAATTCCCCGTCTGCTGACAGGGAAGTTAATTAATGCAAAATTAACCATGATTAAAATCTACTACTCCCTACTATTCAACTAGTAGCTTGGATAGGTTGTTGTTGAGAGACATTACCAGGGATAGGTGCAGTCTTAGTTCCCCGTTCTATAGCAACTAGTTCAATATGATTTAACAATGTAGTTACAAAAGCAAACAGCAAGAAGGGTAGCGATAGCAGAACAATGAGACCTACTGTTGCTAAGGCATATACTGGTCGTTTCGCACCCATCAGTGCCAAAGCTGATGCCAAACTAAGCGTAATTGTAATTAGCCAAACAATAATTTGACCATAAATATCTCCAAAGGTCAGGGTGCAGACAAACCGATAGTTTTTTATATCATTCATGTTCATTACAGTTGCCTCAAGTCTCTCCTATAGGTTCTACGTTAGAGCCATGTTTGACTACAAAACAATTTCTAAATATTTTTGCAATGTTTGTAATATCACTTCACAATTTGATTTTTTTATTACAAATATATTTGATTGAGATAACACCAATTCTTGATGAAGCTGCGCTCAATAAGGCCTAAAGGATCGAGTCTAAAATAGTCAATCATCCCTAGCGTAAATTTTTTTAAGATTTAGACTTTTTGCTTGATTAATCAGGCTTTATAAAGCAAAAAAGTCCTTTAAATTATAAATTTAAAGGACTTCTATAATATGCCAGGAACGAGACTTGAACTCGTGACACGAGGATTTTCAGTCCTCTGCTCTACCAACTGAGCTATCCCGGCGCGGGCTTTGTTTTTGCGCCACGATTTATAAATTTAGCAAACAAAAAAGGATTCTGCAAGGGGTAATCAAAAAAAATAAATTAAGCTGTTTTCCACCCTAGCTTGATCACAACAAACACAGCTATGAATAGCAGAAACTGAACAAGCACAATGCTAGGGCCAGAAGCCAGGTTGAAAATACCTGACACCAGAATGCCGACAATGCTGCTAGTCGAACCGACTATCACAGACATCAACAAAAAATGGCTAAACTGCTGACTCATTAGCTTGGCTGTAGCCGCAGGTATCACTAAAAAGGCGTTAACTAATAAAACTCCCACGGCTTTAATTGCCACAGCAACGGCTAGAGAGAGCAGCACTACAAAGGCATAACGATATAATTCCACGGGAATGCCTTGAACTTTGGCAACATCAGGATTCAGGGTTAGCAAAATTTGCTGGCGCAGAGTCGATAATAAAAATATCGTGCCTCCTATAAGTACCAACAGCGTTAAAGCTAAATCTGTAGCGTCAATAGCGAGAATATCGCCAAAAAGCACAGCCATTAAGTTACCGCGATATCCCTGAATCAAGCTAGAGAGAATTACGCCGATCGCTAATGCACCAGAAAGAACTATACTCAGTACGCTATCGCTGCCTAAATCGGTTTTATCTACGAAGTAAAGAACGATAACGCCAAAAACTAAGGTAAAAGGCAACAGCATCCAAGTAGGATTTAACTGTAGCAACACACCCAAGGCTACTCCAACTAAAGCTGCATGACCAACTGCATGGCTAAAAAATGATAATTGACGTAAAGTCACAAAGCACCCAAGTAAACCTCCAAGTATCCCCATTAACACAGCACCAATCAGCGCTCGTTGCATGAAGGGGAATTGTAGTAAACTCACCAAATCTTGACTACTGGTAATGGCTAATATCATGTCTGAGTAAATTCTGATAATTAATCTAGTAACGCAACAATTATCTGGTGTTCCACTTCGTTACACCCAACTTACTAATTGATTCTGCATTCTGATTTCAGGACGTTTAAACAGGATACAGCATTTACTGATATTCCCAGAGTCTCTATCCCCAGGAGTATGAAACTTTGTTGATTGGTAGATTAGGTGCAAGTGATAGGTTAGGTGACTGTTGAATCATCTAAAATGACAAGTGAGCATCTTAAGCGATCGCCCAAATAAAGTTGCAATCTATCTGCTGTTTTGATCACTATGACTGAGCAACCGAATACTGATTTGCCATCAGCAGATTCTCAATCTACCAATGAACCGTCTGAAGATACAACAACTCAGTCGGCGAATGATGCTTGGCAAAATCGCATTGCAGGTGTCTGGAAAAAAGCCACAACTAGCTTGATGCAGTTTTTACCTGTGGAGCAAGTATCGCAGACTGTGGTTGAATGGTATAGTATCAGCGAAGCTCAAATTGCAGAAATTTTAGAAGCTGTCCGTGCTGAATTGCCAACTACCGAAGCTTTGTTAATTGGTAAGCCCCAAGCTGGCAAAAGTTCGATTGTGCGGGGACTAACTGGAGTTTCCACAGAGATTATTGGCCAAGGATTTCGCCCTCATACGCAGCACACCGAACGCTACGCCTATCCTTCAAATGATTTACCGTTGCTGATTTTTACCGATACGGTAGGACTGGGAGATGTTAACCAAGAAACTCAGGTAATTATTCAAGAGTTGCTTGGTGATTTGCAAAAATCTAGTCGTGGTGCGCGGGTGTTAATTCTCACCGTTAAGATTAATGATTTTGCAACTGATACGTTGCGACAAATCGCCCACAAACTACGTCAGCAATATCCCGATATTCCCTGTTTGCTGGCGGTGACTTGCTTACATGAAGTTTATCCTCCGGATGCAGCAGATCATCCAACTTATCCACCAGAATATGCAGAAGTTCAACGCGCCTTTGCGGAAATTCAACAAGCTTTTAGCGGATTATACGATCGCGCTGTGTTGATTGACTTCACTTTAGAAGAAGATGGTTACAATCCTGTATTTTACGGTTTAGAAGAGTTTCGCGATAATTTAGCAGAATTATTACCAGAAGCCGAAGCCCGTGCAATTAATCAG
This window of the Nostoc sp. HK-01 genome carries:
- a CDS encoding ABC-3 protein; the protein is MILAITSSQDLVSLLQFPFMQRALIGAVLMGILGGLLGCFVTLRQLSFFSHAVGHAALVGVALGVLLQLNPTWMLLPFTLVFGVIVLYFVDKTDLGSDSVLSIVLSGALAIGVILSSLIQGYRGNLMAVLFGDILAIDATDLALTLLVLIGGTIFLLSTLRQQILLTLNPDVAKVQGIPVELYRYAFVVLLSLAVAVAIKAVGVLLVNAFLVIPAATAKLMSQQFSHFLLMSVIVGSTSSIVGILVSGIFNLASGPSIVLVQFLLFIAVFVVIKLGWKTA